From the genome of Acidobacteriota bacterium, one region includes:
- a CDS encoding alpha/beta hydrolase-fold protein: protein MKNSVKAKVRWLGVAVAAAALCGSLWAQPRRMENPETIQLPAGARVEFDTFSSESMGESVDYSVFLPPSYDKAPERRFPAVYFLHGLFNDHTSWAVERYGNIPERLAQLMLDGTLPEFLIINPSGGRGFYTDTHDGSVHYERAIYEDVIKAAEERYRLRSERSARALGGTSMGGYGALKIAFRQPQLFSAVAAGSPIVLLGDDPLASIPDDEGRLSQYLRRLVGGLYGSPVNTEHWLANSLEKLAQEASLDDGLGIYFFYGTADRYGQALPLEEGVRKLHQILDQRGIEHRFEIIEQGPHGWDLVVQKLDDMFAFLSRSFRQVD from the coding sequence ATGAAAAACAGCGTCAAAGCTAAGGTGCGTTGGCTTGGGGTGGCCGTGGCCGCGGCGGCTCTTTGCGGCTCGCTGTGGGCCCAGCCCAGGCGGATGGAGAATCCCGAAACGATCCAACTGCCCGCAGGAGCACGGGTGGAGTTCGACACCTTCTCGTCGGAGTCGATGGGAGAGAGCGTCGATTACAGCGTCTTTCTGCCGCCCTCCTACGACAAGGCCCCGGAGCGCCGCTTTCCAGCCGTCTACTTCCTGCACGGACTCTTCAACGACCACACCAGTTGGGCCGTCGAACGCTACGGCAACATTCCCGAGCGGCTGGCCCAGTTGATGCTGGACGGCACCTTGCCCGAGTTCCTGATCATCAATCCCTCCGGCGGACGCGGCTTTTACACCGACACCCATGACGGGTCGGTGCACTACGAAAGGGCCATCTACGAAGACGTCATCAAGGCCGCCGAAGAACGCTACCGCCTGCGCAGCGAGCGTTCGGCACGGGCCCTGGGCGGCACCTCGATGGGCGGATACGGAGCCCTCAAGATCGCCTTCAGGCAGCCCCAGCTCTTCAGCGCCGTGGCGGCGGGCTCGCCCATCGTTCTGCTGGGCGACGACCCGCTGGCCTCCATTCCCGACGACGAAGGAAGGCTGTCCCAGTACCTGCGCCGACTGGTGGGCGGACTCTACGGATCGCCGGTCAACACCGAACATTGGCTGGCCAACAGCCTCGAGAAGCTGGCCCAAGAGGCCTCGCTGGACGACGGTCTCGGCATCTATTTCTTCTACGGAACCGCCGACCGCTACGGTCAAGCCCTGCCGCTGGAAGAAGGCGTGCGCAAGCTTCATCAGATTCTCGACCAGCGAGGCATCGAGCACCGCTTCGAAATCATCGAGCAAGGACCCCACGGCTGGGACCTGGTGGTGCAGAAGCTGGACGACATGTTCGCCTTCCTCAGCCGATCTTTCCGCCAGGTCGACTGA
- the mutY gene encoding A/G-specific adenine glycosylase: MIEDLALPLLQWYASARRELPWRANPDPYWVWLSEIMLQQTQIKAALPYFERFIEAYPDIEALAAADIDEVLTLWSGLGYYRRARNLHKAARAICRRHGGRFPRAYEDVLALPGIGRYTAGAICSIAFNQPHPVVDGNVRRVMARYLAVEEELKGKRLEEIWSRLQDCVEDQRVRPRVADFNQALMELGALICTPRSPDCRRCPLQGSCRGLEKGIAQDLPVKSKRRKVEEFHFLVAVARRDEEFLLHRDDSAPFLKGLWEFPRVDLPRDAHDLSVFSRHHKLRFKRLQSLAPVRHQITFRKLHFHPVTVSLQGPLPPGDYAWAGLNQPGYPVPAYVTKIESAARLLF, from the coding sequence ATGATCGAAGACCTGGCGCTCCCATTGCTGCAATGGTACGCCTCGGCGCGCAGGGAACTTCCCTGGCGCGCCAATCCCGACCCCTACTGGGTTTGGCTGTCCGAGATCATGCTGCAGCAGACCCAGATCAAGGCCGCCCTCCCTTACTTCGAGCGCTTTATCGAGGCTTATCCCGACATCGAGGCCCTGGCCGCCGCCGACATCGATGAGGTGCTGACCCTTTGGTCGGGATTGGGCTACTACCGCCGGGCCCGCAACCTGCACAAGGCGGCCCGGGCCATCTGCCGCCGGCACGGCGGACGCTTCCCCCGCGCCTATGAGGACGTGCTGGCCCTGCCCGGCATCGGACGCTACACCGCCGGCGCCATCTGCTCCATCGCCTTCAACCAGCCCCACCCCGTGGTGGACGGCAACGTGCGCCGCGTCATGGCCCGCTACCTGGCCGTCGAGGAGGAACTCAAGGGCAAGAGGCTGGAGGAAATCTGGAGCCGGCTGCAAGACTGTGTGGAAGACCAGCGCGTGCGTCCTCGGGTGGCCGACTTCAATCAAGCCCTGATGGAACTGGGAGCCCTGATCTGCACTCCCCGCTCCCCCGACTGCCGCCGTTGTCCCCTTCAAGGCAGTTGCCGCGGTCTGGAGAAGGGAATCGCTCAGGACCTGCCGGTCAAGTCAAAGCGGCGCAAGGTCGAGGAGTTTCATTTTCTGGTGGCGGTGGCCCGCCGTGATGAAGAGTTCCTGCTCCACCGCGACGACAGCGCCCCTTTCCTCAAGGGATTGTGGGAGTTTCCCCGCGTCGATCTGCCCCGCGACGCCCACGACCTGTCGGTCTTTTCAAGGCATCACAAACTGCGCTTCAAGCGCCTGCAATCGCTGGCTCCCGTCCGCCACCAGATCACCTTCCGCAAACTGCATTTCCACCCGGTGACGGTCAGTTTGCAAGGTCCCTTGCCACCGGGCGACTATGCCTGGGCCGGCCTCAACCAACCCGGCTACCCCGTCCCCGCTTACGTCACCAAGATCGAGTCCGCCGCCCGCCTGCTCTTTTGA
- a CDS encoding acyl-CoA dehydrogenase — MVVVEAQERPVPLTVLSEEEELFRETVADFAKTNLKPHVEEMDQEGKFRRELVEEFFQLGLMGIEIPEEYGGAATSFFMSILAVEEMSVVDPSAGVIVDVQNTLVNNALMRWASEEQKSRYLPKMAAQWVGAYALSEAGSGSDAFKMTCRAAKAGDDWVLNGQKLWITNAMEADLFIVFAQTDPEKGYKGITAFLVEKDMDGFSVGKKEDKLGIRASSTCEIILEDCHVPEDNVLGPVGKGYKIAIETLNEGRIGIGAQMIGLARGALECALDYSQEREAFGRKIADFQGVHFPLAEAAAELEAARLMVYNCARLKDAGRPFVKEAAMCKYFTSQVAERVASVALETYGGYGYTKEYPVEKYFRDAKIGKIYEGTSNMQLATIAKLLLAERA; from the coding sequence ATGGTCGTCGTAGAAGCCCAAGAAAGACCTGTGCCCCTGACCGTGCTGAGCGAGGAAGAAGAGCTCTTCCGGGAGACGGTCGCCGATTTCGCCAAAACCAACCTCAAGCCCCACGTCGAGGAGATGGATCAGGAGGGCAAGTTCCGTCGCGAGTTGGTGGAGGAGTTTTTTCAGTTGGGACTGATGGGGATCGAGATTCCCGAAGAGTACGGCGGCGCCGCCACCAGCTTCTTCATGTCCATCCTGGCGGTGGAAGAAATGAGCGTGGTCGACCCCTCCGCCGGAGTCATCGTGGACGTCCAGAACACCCTGGTCAACAACGCCTTGATGCGATGGGCTTCAGAGGAACAGAAGTCGCGCTACTTGCCCAAGATGGCCGCCCAATGGGTGGGAGCCTACGCCCTCTCCGAGGCCGGGTCCGGGTCGGACGCCTTCAAGATGACCTGCCGGGCCGCCAAGGCCGGCGACGACTGGGTGCTCAACGGCCAGAAGCTTTGGATTACCAACGCCATGGAAGCCGACCTCTTCATCGTCTTCGCCCAAACCGATCCCGAAAAGGGCTACAAGGGCATCACCGCCTTCCTGGTTGAAAAAGACATGGACGGCTTCTCGGTGGGCAAGAAAGAAGACAAGCTGGGCATCCGCGCTTCCTCCACCTGCGAGATCATCCTCGAGGACTGTCATGTGCCTGAGGACAATGTGCTGGGTCCGGTGGGCAAGGGATACAAGATCGCCATCGAGACCCTCAACGAAGGCCGCATCGGCATCGGCGCCCAGATGATCGGCCTGGCCCGCGGAGCGCTGGAATGCGCACTCGACTATTCCCAGGAGCGGGAGGCCTTCGGACGCAAGATCGCCGACTTCCAGGGCGTCCACTTTCCTTTGGCCGAAGCCGCCGCCGAGCTGGAAGCGGCCCGCTTGATGGTCTACAACTGCGCCCGCCTCAAAGACGCCGGACGCCCCTTCGTGAAAGAAGCCGCCATGTGCAAGTACTTCACTTCGCAGGTGGCCGAGCGGGTGGCCTCGGTGGCGTTGGAAACCTATGGCGGATACGGGTACACTAAGGAATACCCGGTGGAGAAGTACTTCCGCGATGCCAAGATCGGCAAGATCTACGAAGGCACATCCAACATGCAGTTGGCCACCATCGCCAAGCTCCTGCTGGCTGAGCGCGCATGA
- the rlmD gene encoding 23S rRNA (uracil(1939)-C(5))-methyltransferase RlmD, with product MVKKGQTLELEIESAAFEGSSVARHEGMVIFVRNGVPGDRIRGLVIRKKKRHAEAVVEEVLEPSQQRTDPLCGHFGVCGGCTWQNYDYQGQLDSKRRQVGDLLQRIGRLSDLEVRPTLASPDIYYYRNKMEFSFGNARWLTREEIESGEDFDRDFALGLHIPKRFDRILDLHECHLQSETSAAIVNFVRQFARRRRWSAYDTRNHAGFLRNLVIREGKRSGQRLVNLVTKRSEPERMEEICQALLERFPDQVSTFVNSVNETRSPVASGDETVYHGEGSIQERIGGHTFRIAPTTFFQPNSLQAEQLFGVARQMADLKGDEKVFDVYCGVGAVSLFLSDSAAHITGFDLHRRAIEDAARNALDNGVKNCRFLAMDAVEALQPGVTRQLGLPALVVLDPPRTGLHKDVAKALLESNVPRIVYISCNPATQARDLQILSQRYTIEAVQPVDMFPHTYHIENVVALQLSA from the coding sequence ATGGTCAAGAAAGGTCAGACGCTGGAATTGGAGATCGAGTCGGCGGCTTTCGAGGGGTCCTCGGTGGCGCGCCATGAAGGCATGGTGATCTTCGTGCGCAACGGCGTACCCGGCGACCGCATAAGAGGCCTGGTCATCCGCAAGAAGAAGCGTCACGCCGAGGCTGTTGTGGAGGAGGTATTGGAGCCGTCGCAGCAGCGGACCGATCCTCTCTGCGGCCACTTCGGCGTTTGCGGAGGCTGCACCTGGCAGAACTACGACTATCAGGGACAGTTGGATTCCAAGCGCCGCCAAGTGGGTGATTTGCTGCAGCGCATCGGACGCCTTAGCGATCTGGAGGTGCGGCCCACCTTGGCTTCGCCCGACATCTACTACTACCGCAACAAGATGGAGTTCAGTTTCGGCAACGCCCGCTGGCTGACCAGAGAGGAGATCGAGAGCGGAGAGGATTTCGACCGCGACTTCGCCTTGGGGCTGCACATTCCCAAGCGCTTCGACCGCATCCTCGATCTTCACGAGTGCCATTTGCAGAGCGAGACCAGCGCCGCCATCGTCAATTTCGTGCGTCAGTTCGCCCGCCGTCGCCGGTGGAGCGCTTACGACACGCGCAACCACGCGGGATTTTTGCGCAACCTGGTCATCCGCGAGGGCAAGCGCAGCGGCCAGCGCCTGGTCAATCTGGTCACCAAGCGGTCGGAACCGGAACGCATGGAGGAAATCTGCCAGGCGCTGCTGGAGCGCTTTCCCGACCAGGTTTCGACCTTCGTCAACAGCGTCAACGAAACCCGTTCGCCGGTGGCCTCAGGAGATGAGACCGTCTACCATGGAGAGGGATCCATTCAGGAGCGGATCGGCGGCCACACCTTCCGCATTGCCCCCACGACGTTTTTTCAGCCCAACAGCCTGCAAGCCGAGCAGCTCTTCGGCGTGGCCCGGCAAATGGCGGACTTGAAGGGCGACGAGAAGGTCTTCGACGTTTACTGCGGGGTGGGAGCCGTTTCCCTCTTCCTCTCCGACTCGGCCGCCCACATCACGGGCTTTGACCTGCACCGGCGGGCCATCGAGGATGCCGCCCGCAACGCCCTCGACAACGGCGTGAAAAACTGCCGCTTCCTGGCCATGGATGCCGTGGAAGCTTTGCAGCCGGGCGTCACCCGGCAATTGGGGCTGCCCGCGCTGGTGGTGCTCGATCCGCCCCGCACGGGACTGCACAAGGACGTGGCCAAAGCGCTGCTGGAAAGCAACGTCCCGCGCATCGTCTACATCAGCTGCAACCCGGCCACCCAGGCCCGCGACCTGCAAATCCTCTCGCAAAGATACACAATAGAGGCCGTTCAACCGGTTGACATGTTTCCCCACACCTACCACATCGAGAACGTGGTGGCGCTGCAACTGAGCGCCTGA
- a CDS encoding helix-turn-helix transcriptional regulator, with product MLASIRRNHPQAVIVEDSSLECKKTKFVSTVTNYPGINIILCDLETSSDPTVSSFAGSLYRLDGFAPKEVVSFTHWLMDESAGLTPRLTSALFACLSDLSFQREQLNVMRSLKLTPRELEVLGHVARGRSNEEISGSLCVSRHTVRRHIHKILRKLKVRNRTEAVNLAYRKRWLLLTA from the coding sequence TTGCTTGCCTCAATCCGGCGCAATCATCCCCAAGCCGTAATCGTGGAAGACAGCTCGCTTGAATGCAAAAAAACCAAGTTCGTCAGTACTGTTACCAATTACCCAGGCATCAACATCATCCTTTGCGATCTCGAGACCTCTTCCGACCCCACCGTCTCCAGTTTTGCCGGGTCGCTTTACAGGTTGGACGGCTTCGCCCCCAAGGAGGTAGTGAGTTTCACTCACTGGCTGATGGACGAGAGCGCCGGATTGACGCCCCGCCTGACAAGCGCTCTCTTCGCCTGTCTCTCCGATCTCTCCTTTCAGAGGGAACAACTGAACGTGATGAGGTCGTTGAAGTTGACTCCCCGCGAGTTGGAAGTGCTTGGACATGTGGCCCGCGGACGAAGCAATGAAGAGATTTCGGGGTCCCTATGCGTTTCCAGACACACGGTGAGGAGGCACATCCACAAGATTCTGCGAAAGCTCAAGGTCCGCAATCGCACCGAGGCCGTAAATCTGGCCTATCGGAAGCGCTGGCTCCTGCTGACGGCCTGA
- a CDS encoding response regulator transcription factor has protein sequence MSRLRHEDIGESSVMLLVEAGPSTGGLPSNIRRLRSVCPNVKVLILGLEDCERKILQYVQSGACGYLLKKESFDDLVGVIEAAYNNEFKCAPNIASRVMARIQELVKSCDGTMDTDPELTPRELEILELIAEGLSNKEIAQRLDISPSTVKNHVHNLLAKLKVGRRGKAVWCGYEKGLLRSRFLGQLKSGLASGSE, from the coding sequence ATGAGCAGGCTCAGGCACGAGGACATCGGCGAGTCATCCGTCATGTTGCTGGTCGAAGCGGGTCCATCCACGGGGGGGTTGCCCTCAAACATCCGCAGGCTTCGCTCGGTCTGCCCGAATGTCAAGGTCCTCATTCTGGGATTGGAGGACTGCGAGCGGAAGATCCTGCAGTACGTCCAATCCGGGGCCTGCGGATATCTGCTCAAGAAGGAGTCCTTCGACGACTTGGTGGGGGTCATCGAGGCAGCCTACAACAATGAGTTCAAGTGCGCGCCCAACATTGCTTCAAGGGTCATGGCGCGGATTCAGGAGCTGGTCAAGTCCTGCGATGGGACCATGGACACCGATCCCGAACTGACGCCTCGCGAACTTGAGATCCTGGAGCTGATCGCCGAGGGGTTGAGCAACAAGGAAATCGCGCAGCGCCTCGACATTTCTCCTTCCACCGTCAAAAATCACGTCCACAACCTTCTGGCCAAGCTCAAGGTGGGCCGCCGCGGAAAAGCGGTTTGGTGCGGATACGAAAAAGGCCTTCTCCGATCCCGATTCCTGGGCCAACTGAAAAGCGGCCTGGCCTCCGGTTCTGAGTGA